The sequence below is a genomic window from Theobroma cacao cultivar B97-61/B2 chromosome 6, Criollo_cocoa_genome_V2, whole genome shotgun sequence.
TTGTCTCATTATAAGGAGAGTTTTAAGTTGAAGCCTTCAGAAGGCAATGTGGTTTACCCGGTGATTGGCGGGACAGAGCTGCCAAAGTCGGTTTTTGGGAGGGAGATGACGGAGAGGACCAAGGAAGGGGAGGCTGCGATGAAGACCGAGTTTGTTAAGATGTATAGTTATGGGGAGTTGGGGATGAGGTTGAAGCAGTTGCGGCCGGAGAGGAAGGGAGGGGAAGGATGGTTTTCCCTGCAGGAGTTGAATGAAAGGTTGATGAAGTTGAGGGAGATGGATAGTAAGGAGAGTGAGTCACGGATTGGTGAGGCTTTTAAGGATTTGAGGAAAAGCTTGTATGACATTAAGATGGCTGATGATGAGAAACAGAAAAGGACCTTCAGTAAGTTTTCAACTTGTGAATTTCTTATGTCTTACGTCAGTTAGCATAAGGTATTTTGCATTGTTTCAGTGGATtgatggtaaaaaaaaaacccttaaatTTGGTACTTAATGAGGTGAAAGAGGGAAAGCACCAAGTTTATTcttaataatttgaaagaaagTAACCTGGGATCATAAACTGGAACTCTATGGGAACTGAAAAAGAAACTAACAGTTAAGGCCTCCTCTTGATAAAAGAAGAATCTTggtgatttttaattattgacaATTTATTGAGGTTGATAGAAAACATGGCTTATTGGtttagttttttaaaataggTAGACACTAATTATTTAGATTCTCATTCAAAGACAGGATAAAAACCTCGAACTAATGCCTGTATCTCGAGCATTTGGCTTATTGGTTGATGTATGATCCCTGTTTAAGGAGCAGAATTTGAATACCCCTTCTCtcaattgtaaaaaaaatcctcAAACTAATGCCTTTCTGGTTTTTCTTATCAAGCGATAggaagttttctttttttgttgatttagGGTGCTTGACTCAAAGTTTATTGTGTTTTTAAACCAGATGGCTGTGGCTACAGACACTATTAGACTGCTTGCAGATGAATACTTTGAGAACAgtatttctaatttttcttttaaattctaTTATTTCCTTTGTGggttcaaaacaaaaagtatttaatgGTAAATCAGATCTTTGATATGGctcaatcatttgaaatatacTATTATCAGTTAATTTTCTGGGTTTGAACTCTGAGGGAAATAGGGTTTGTGCAACTTAGGAAATTCAGTTCCAGTGTCTATTGTCTTAAGTTTAACGGTTTCTTTCTGAAGGAAAACTGAATTTaaatattctcattttgtctAAAGGTTGAGTTAAGTTTTTGTTTGGCTGTGTAATCTGATAGATATTGTTTGATGGGATATTGCCAATACTTAGGGATCATTTCCGATGTCCTATTTGCAATGAAAGATGATATCTCTAatatcattaaatttattgatCTCTTGTTTTTTCAGTCCAGAGAATTGATATTTTGGACCACTTGGGTAGAACTCCAAATTTTATGTTGCGCCCTCCAAAGGATCATTTAGTTGAAAAGgcaagctctttttttttcctccttttcttCTCAGGTCCTTTACTGATTGATAGTTAAAGACTTAAATTTGAGTCTGTGTGATTAACTGTCTTACTGACTCAAACTGCACATATGCATATAGTAGTCAGGAGCTATCTGTCATAagcattttctttgttcttctagTGCACATTTCTTGCTAATAGAATTGGacatatgaaataaaaaaattcattcttaTTTGATGCTtgcattattatttaaataaaattttttatggaTATCTGGAATAAATTTAACTTGCTTAGTTGCTTAGTCTTCTCTctgtttataattttgttttatcttttatataGTTGTTGTAACTGACTTCTAAGACTGCATTTGACATAAATTGTTGACCTGAAGGTCAGTGTTTCGATCCTTGTTTAAATCATGCGACCTATCCCTGTGTTACTATAACTGAATTGTTTCAGTAGTTTTACTTAATGAAACCGATTAATATTTATGCCCTAATTCTTCTACAATGGCTTTGCAGTATTTCCATCCAGATAACATGTCTTCTGctgaaaaactgaaaattgaACTTGCAAAAGTTAGAGATGAATTTAAGATGTCAGAGTCAGATTGTGGATCTGCACGTGTTCAAGGTGAACTATACTAACTTTTGTAGTAGTATATTTAACCATCCTGGCACCAAGTATTCCTTAATTTGTTGATGTGTCATagaatatataattttcatctTTCACATGAATGGTTCTAGCtactttatttaaatttttcatctGATTGTTTTGTAGACCAGTATTGAACCTTATATGTACTATGTTCTAGTTCCTTTTTGCTTATGTTAAATTACAAGAGTTTGGTTTattgtttttcaatttttcaatttctagtATTAAATGATAGAATAAGGAAcaagataaatttgaaaataaagttaaaatagatatacTATGCAAAAAGATGTTATTATCTGGTATGCTGAATCCAATATTCAAAAAGTACGTTCTTTTTGGAATGGTAGCGCAGACTGTGATTTCTGAGAAGATGGAGAGAATTTGTGAAATATTAGTCTATATTTGGGGTGTAAGCACCATTTTTGGTCCAATATTCAAAGGGATATACTTTTTGGAGTGGTAGTGCACACTGTGATTTCTGAGATGgagagaatttttgaaatgctAGTCTATGTTTTGGGTGTAAGCACCTTTTTgtgttttctcttttatttctgATGAGCAAATTCTTTCATTAATAAAGGTTGACACCAAGTACATGAATGCCGACATAAGTCTGTTGCCATGTGAATAAGCTACAGACTCTTGTTGGCATAGCCGTACATCTTGGCATCAACCTTAAACTCAGCAACTCTCAAGACACttaaattttgtaaatatCCCTTCAGGGAAGCTAAACCCCCAACATATTCTATCAGCTAGTGTGGACCAAAGAAGTCCTAAACCCCAGTGGCTCTATCCCCACTCCTGTACTATGAAGGATGACACTGAGCACCACGGTTAACACCCATTGATCTAAGGAGTTCTCCAATTGCCTCCTACCATCTAGATGTTAGCTGAATTAGGCTTGATTGCCTGGCCAAGATGTGGATAGAAGAGATGGAGAATAACTGACAGCACAAGGCGCCCCACGGGCCATAACCCTTCAGTTCACCTGGATCACTCGTGACAGCAGAGTTGCAAGAGAGTAACATATCTGGAACCTTTCAGTCGAACAGGACCTGCAAGAGAGCATCCCCACATGGCCATAGGACAATAACCAGATCACAAACAGTGGGCCTCAAGAACAGAACATCTCCCATAGACAAGATTCCTAGGAGTATAGATGCATTCTAATGAGCTCAGAATTATCTGcctataattaataaaatggcACTTAAATCAAGACCAAAGTCAAAACTAGTTGTACGACTCAGAGTTAAACCCCACCAGTTGCTTGCCTGCACATTTACAAAGTATTATATcactttctttcaattttttaatattatatatatatatatatatacatatataatatatatatatatattctttctcattttgtttagTCTCGTAATTTTTACTGTCAACCAGCTTTCCATCTATTCTTATTTTAGACCCTTCTCTACCCCTGAATGTAAGGATTCTCCATAAATgaactctctctttctcttctcccCCCCCCTCCCCTTTTCATCTAGACTTAAACTTTGGGTCAAAGACCCCCTCCTCTACAAACTGCCAGTGTTCCTGCTTCCTATCCCCCTCATTACTATCCCTCCCCAAAATAGTGAAAGAAACTCATCCAGAAACAAACCCCTCTCCCTGAGACTAAAAGGTTCACCCTCCCTAGTACTCATCCCAACGATCAATTAAACCAAACCATGGCTGACCCACACAGCCTCCTTCTCACTTATCTTTCACTTTTAGATTGAAGCATCATTGATCTTCCCAACTCAAAGATAGCCCTCCACTCCCCAAGACATCTCCCTCCAACCCCTACCTCTACTACTTATCACCAGTGTTCTCAACAAACCAAGAGAGGCACGCAATTAAGACCTGTTTCCTGTGTGTGCTCTCTAGAAAATAAGCTTTTGTGCTATTACTCTTTTTTGCAAGTTTGATTAACATCttttttggataattgaatttttattcagTTATCCAAACATTGTATGGATAAAGAATGTAGGATACATGATAGTTAGTTTTTTAGTAAAGTGCTTTGTGGGATATATTGTTGTTGAGTTTAACCTTTGAGGTTTTCTAAACTTTGGGGAGATAAGAAATGTGAATCAGTTAaggaaattttaattgttttaaatgaagtCCTGTTCTGATCCTTGGAAACCTTAACAGCCTTGAAAATAATGGATTTATGAAGGCTATCTAGTGcattttttgagttttgattttgagaaaatcATATGGGATGTTTTAACTGCCTTCTAGCTCAAAACCTTTTGTATTTGTCTTGAAAATATCCACTCTTTGATTTTGGCTACGACGCAGGAGTTGCTGCAGCATTTATACATGTAAGTTTAGTCTGCAGCCATATGTTTAGAGATCTGTGGAAATATTTGTATGCTACTTGTTTTAGTAACTCATAAGTAAGGCTGGCAATTCGTGTTAACATGTCATGTTAGCGGGTTGTGTCCAAACTGTCTGGTCTACTCATTTGTAATAGAGATTGGACAGTTAGATTGGTTGGTGATGCTATTTTGGTTTTTACTAATTGGATTAGAAGGATGGGGGTATGGAATATTCCTCagatatggcaattatttcaaaaatttgatATTAGCATTGTTAATGTTGGAGTTATTAATCAATAAAGATGTTTTTAGTCAAGGTTTATTGATGTCCTTTCTCTTGATTTCCCTGCAGTGGCACAACTCACAACCAAGATCAAGCATCTATCATCAGTTCTGCATAAAAAGGTGATAGCATAAATGGGATTTGCATTATACTTAGGTGCTTAATAATGTAATAGTATGTCATATGCTATTTTATTTAACTCTTGGTGATATGAGATGGTTTTGTGAAGTGTTGATGGTTGTATCTTTGCAAATGTTGAGTGATCAGCATgttataggcttgtaacttaTTTTAGCTTGATCTcttattttgaaagaaaaaaaagaaagggtggGGGNNNNNNNNNNNNNNNNNNNNNNNNNNNNNNNNNNNNNNNNNNNNNNNNNNNNNNNNNNNNNNNNNNNNNNNNNNNNNNNNNNNNNNNNNNNNNNNNNNNNNNNNNNNNNNNNNNNNNNNNNNNNNNNNNNNNNNNNNNNNNNNNNNNNNNNNNNNNNNNNNNNNNNNNNNNNNNNNNNNNNNNNNNNNNNNNNNNNNNNNNNNNNNNNNNNNNNNNNNNNNNNNNNNNNNNNNNNNNNNNNNNNNNNNNNNNNNNNNNNNNNNNNNNNNNNNNNNNNNNNNNNNNNNNNNNNNNNNNNNNNNNNNNNNNNNNNNNNNNNNNNNNNNNNNNNNNNNNNNNNNNNNNNNNNNNNNNNNNNNNNNNNNNNNNNNNNNNNNNNNNNNNNNNNNNNNNNNNNNNNNNNNNNNNNNNNNNNNNNNNNNNNNNNNNNNNNNNNNNNNNNNNNNNNNNNNNNNNNNNNNNNNNNNNNNNNNNNNNNNNNNNNNNNNNNNNNNNNNNNNNNNNNNNNNNNNNNNNNNNNNNNNNNNNNNNNNNNNNNNNNNNNNNNNNNNNNNNNNNNNNNNNNNNNNNNNNNNNNNNNNNNNNNNNNNNNNNNNNNNNNNNNNNNNNNNNNNNNNNNNNNNNNNNNNNNNNNNNNNNNNNNNNNNNNNNNNNNNNNNNNNNNNNNNNNNNNNNNNNNNNNNNNNNNNNNNNNNNNNNNNNNNNNNNNNNNNNNNNNNNNNNNNNNNNNNNNNNNNNNNNNNNNNNNNNNNNNNNNNNNNNNNNNNNNNNNNNNNNNNNNNNNNNNNNNNNNNNNNNNNNNNNNNNNNNNNNNNNNNNNNNNNNNNNNNNNNNNNNNNNNNNNNNNNNNNNNNNNNNNNNNNNNNNNNNNNNNNNNNNNNNNNNNNNNNNNNNNNNNNNNNNNNNNNNNNNNNNNNNNNNNNNNNNNNNNNNNNNNNNNNNNNNNNNNNNNNNNNNNNNNNNNNNNNNNNNNNNNNNNNNNNNNNNNNNNNNNNNNNNNNNNNNNNNNNNNNNNNNNNNNNNNNNNNNNNNNNNNNNNNNNNNNNNNNNNNNNNNNNNNNNNNNNNNNNNNNNNNNNNNNNNNNNNNNNNNNNNNNNNNNNNNNNNNNNNNNNNNNNNNNNNNNNNNNNNNNNNNNNNNNNNNNNNNNNNNNNNNNNNNNNNNNNNNNNNNNNNNNNNNNNNNNNNNNNNNNNNNNNNNNNNNNNNNNNNNNNNNNNNNNNNNNNNNNNNNNNNNNNNNNNNNNNNNNNNNNNNNNNNNNNNNNNNNNNNNNNNNNNNNNNNNNNNNNNNNNNNNNNNNNNNNNNNNNNNNNNNNNNNNNNNNNNNNNNNNNNNNNNNNNNNNNNNNNNNNNNNNNNNNNNNNNNNNNNNNNNNNNNNNNNNNNNNNNNNNNNNNNNNNNNNNNNNNNNNNNNNNNNNNNNNNNNNNNNNNNNNNNNNNNNNNNNNNNNNNNNNNNNNNNNNNNNNNNNNNNNNNNNNNNNNNNNNNNNNNNNNNNNNNNNNNNNNNNNNNNNNNNNNNNNNNNNNNNNNNNNNNNNNNNNNNNNNNNNNNNNNNNNNNNNNNNNNNNNNNNNNNNNNNNNNNNNNNNNNNNNNNNNNNNNNNNNNNNNNNNNNNNNNNNNNNNNNNNNNNNNNNNNNNNNNNNNNNNNNNNNNNNNNNNNNNNNNNNNNNNNNNNNNNNNNNNNNNNNNNNNNNNNNNNNNNNNNNNNNNNNNNNNNNNNNNNNNNNNNNNNNNNNNNNNNNNNNNNNNNNNNNNNNNNNNNNNNNNNNNNNNNNNNNNNNNNNNNNNNNNNNNNNNNNNNNNNNNNNNNNNNNNNNNNNNNNNNNNNNNNNNNNNNNNNNNNNNNNNNNNNNNNNNNNNNNNNNNNNNNNNNNNNNNNNNNNNNNNNNNNNNNNNNNNNNNNNNNNNNNNNNNNNNNNNNNNNNNNNNNNNNNNNNNNNNNNNNNNNNNNNNNNNNNNNNNNNNNNNNNNNNNNNNNNNNNNNNNNNNNNNNNNNNNNNNNNNNNNNNNNNNNNNNNNNNNNNNNNNNNNNNNNNNNNNNNNNNNNNNNNNNNNNNNNNNNNNNNNNNNNNNNNNNNNNNNNNNNNNNNNNNNNNNNNNNNNNNNNNNNNNNNtatttttaaaatataataaaattctgTTTAACAGATTACTAGGTaaataacataattaatttataatcgtatccataacataattaatttataaacttatctattttatattaacatcataagtaatttttaatcttatttattttatttttaatgttatttaatttttatttattttttaccttaaaatataagaatattattatttttaagattaatattatatctaactaatttaattctatcaaaattattattataacttgatatgttaaattttacatatttatgtTAACATTATATCTTTCCAATACTTGCCCGAATCAATTTGATTATCATtgtaagaaaaacaaaatatataattaacaatgataatcctattttttttttttaacaaaagttattaaattttcaagaagttaaaatatttcaaactaatatattattaacatgaatgattttcttcaattgtgccaaaaattttaaaatcagtAAGTGTCTTCAAACTGAAGCTATAGGATTATTAAGCATTTTCCATTGAGTAGAGggatttcatttttttttcattaatctttTAAACTAGTATTTAtcatttaatattataaaatgattGGTCACTATCAAATAAGGatgtgaaatttaatatttataataataataatttataatatacaGTAccttaaaaagaatttttactGTAAATGATTATAAGTTATGACTTGTACAAATGATTTTTTCCCCAAAATTTGAAGATATCAAGTAGCAATTTTGTCTACAGCTTTTGTGGTTATTGTGAGGCGACAAGACCCACCATTGTATAGCATTTTCCAACGTCAAATTTAAACTACACAAAGAGTTGGTACATTcggaattaaaagtcaaaagaatcgttatcaattttcttttttatttaaatgtgaTTAATCgcttaaattataaatcttaaatttgacttaaatttaattaaaaaataactttcaaTCTATGAaatagaattaaaattcaGAAATATAATTACAAGTGGAGAAGATATTGACATTTATGCAACGTTTATGTAAAAAACGATAGCAATTAATCAAGTAAGAATTTGAGATAgtaaaatgtttaatattattatggtgaaaatgttattaaagataaatatgaaaaataagcATGATACTAAATTagcattaaaatataattcaatttcGTATAAAATTGGGAAGGAGTATTGAATTGTCAAGATTAAGTTGCGTCAAATTAATTAGGTCCGGCCCAGCAAGGTTGTATGTCGATTCCTTAACCGTTAGTTATATACCCTCTGCCAACATTTTCTCGAGAAAGTGACATATCAACTCTCATCatgaatttttgtttattttcttccGACATATATACATGGTACACTAATTAATGAAGGATGAACAAGCCACGTTGCCAACAGCTTTGAAAATGAAGGAGATTAATTAATGAAGGATGAACAAGTCACGTTTGCCAGCGGCTTTGAAAATGAAGGAGATTCGATGAAGTATACATGAcggaatattaaaaattttaattttttaatttatggatcactttaattaaaactaatttaaaaaaattataagaaaaagattttaacaTATATGAAAGTTTGATGTCTGTTTGActtttcgttttttttttattatttttgtacatCAAGTAAGACTTATCAAACCATAGCAGTATAATTATCTTGCCTCTAATTGTGATCCATACagtgatttgttgaaatttcttCACTAAGAGTGTGAATCCTTAAGCCAAAAtttgtgctagcaaactcTCAACTTTAAGCTCTCTTgtgtttctttccttttggtTGTAATCCTATCTCAAcacatgagaaaaaaaaaaaagaactcttTTATTCGTTCAAGAGATGGCTAAATGATTCCCCTTTATAGAGTGAATTGACTTACTTCATATCCAATAAGGATTGGAAAATGTATTGGGCTAATTGGGCCTTTATTTAATActccatcaaatcatatttgatttagtcaaatattaattggattaagtctttataaaattaattagatGACATCTAAGtgaactcaaattaatttcgACAATTCACCTTATGTGTGTAACCCATTAGGTGCCTAACATGTtgacaataaatataaattaattcaattaagaatttatatttatatttatatttatagatcatgagtgaCATTTAGTAATATATCATTCATCTTAACATGTTTCATGCCACATCCAAAAGTACCCTATTGAGGCATCTGATCGCCTCTAGATCTGTAGAGGTGAAACCAAAGCATAACAATTCATATGCAAGATGATCTAGTATCACAAGTTTAAGGATTACTTACActactgacacatgagaatatttttatagacatttgagtgaaatacctAATGAAACTCTCATAAcgggtcatgtttagtgaattttttccttaacaagcacccacatacTATTCCCAAATATCTCACATACTTTAACCTATGAAATCAGTTGTTTACTTGCAATGTAAGGAGACTTAGCATGCACCggtctttgagcattgtcaatgtcCTTATTTTTGATAATACACTGACTAGgaacatatttaaaaataaaactttgatgcataagaatcttataattataacctttataaGTTCTTTGCAAGGTCATTATGTTCCAAGTACTTTATCTATATTAAGTCTTTCATAACTTTTTATAAGTAAACTCATGGATAAAAAAATACTtcatacattatataaaatatttataatgtatttaatgtgaaatatgactaattaatGTAGTGTTTTATGAACATAAAACTGATTGACTTATAAAGCTTACACTAATAGAAAATTACTATATTgaataatatattttcttgATGAATTGAACTTTATCACATTAACTATTAACTTAACCATAAGACTATCATTataggaaaatgaaaaatttaattataaccTTTTGAACGATAACATAGCTCTCAAATTGCAATGTCTGTCACTTGCCATATTAATTTTGTGAAAGTACTATAACTAATTTGGACCTGCCATTGCCAACCCAATCAAACAACACACACCTGCTAAAACTAGCCATCCATCTTGATAAAATCTtgatttcttttctatttattgCAATTATTTGAGTTTCTAAACTTCAACGTTACGTACGTGAAGACTAACAAAGTAGTTTTGCCCGATTTGAAATGTCTCTCGTCCTCCTCCAATGATATGCCAAACACCTCGTACCCTTAAAGTCAATATAAATCGGAGGTTTTGTTCATCAAAAGGCTTAACGTATTCAACCTGccatcttttttcttcatttctccttAATTATCAGCCACAAAATTTAGTAATATAAGCTTAGTTCTTACAAGTTAACAGTCAACACCGCTCATATTCCTCTGCCAAAAGAAAGATCAAAAAAGGCCTCGGGAGAATGTGGAGGCTTAAAATAGGAAAAGGTGGCAATGACCCATATTTATACAGTACCAATAATTACTTGGGGAGACAGACGTGAGAGTTTGATCCTAATGCTGGCACGCCTGAAGAGTGAGCTGAGGTTGAAGAAGTTCGTCAGAATTAATACAACAATAGGAAACATGTCCAACCCATTGAACAATCATCATGTCTGCCAACATAATCATCTTCACAGTCATCATGCAACTCATCGTTCCAATCCGCCATGTCGTCctcttcaacatcatcttcaatttgatcaaatgcattgtaaagcctgaccttataaaatacttgtcatgatatacatgtgatgatagcatgattgcatgctaggagagtcccgaaaaatttacaaaactaggtattgtacctagagatacaacaaagttgatttaagcctcgaactagatcaaataggaattttaaggtgaaattaagagcttcacagtccaaggatgactcaaaatggtaattcggagtttgaggatcaatttggagtcaaaccgaaatttttactatctaggggtaaaatggtcatttgccatttggggacaaaatagaaatttttagaaaagattttttggccccatttgacttattggagtatgatttgaggttgagaaatgaaaaaaattgtaatcttgGTATTTTTCGAAGCATAGgtgtaaaatggtaattttaccatcctaggggtaaaattgtaattttacacacccgacacttgtccagcacatgaattttatccaatattattatggataattgaaaaaaatttaagtggtggagagagattgcttaattgttaagttttaaaaaatagaccAATGGGACGGTGACACgtgtcaagtttatatccatttatttttttgctttaaaatcagcaaaaatcagcctattttcttcattatggccggccaaagcatgaagtgaagaagaacaaagaaagaacaaaacctaggtgggaaaattgaagaaaaagtgtgggatt
It includes:
- the LOC18595381 gene encoding uncharacterized protein LOC18595381, which encodes MVLHLARPKRRSLTNPSLCHLLSTFSNHPNSENTTTTDSNSPGNSPSSDNPSLISSYFSDIKAGLKHQSNERPTSPFSRNRTNPSSPTSKTIPMSAFVAEIRKNLSDYRERSAVPPPTESSAIPSQSRPHISFQEIYKRNASAKQGDSNVNPASSGPGRKLGFETIRESLGKIKKKPGATNVEEKTGPFWSLSHYKESFKLKPSEGNVVYPVIGGTELPKSVFGREMTERTKEGEAAMKTEFVKMYSYGELGMRLKQLRPERKGGEGWFSLQELNERLMKLREMDSKESESRIGEAFKDLRKSLYDIKMADDEKQKRTFIQRIDILDHLGRTPNFMLRPPKDHLVEKYFHPDNMSSAEKLKIELAKVRDEFKMSESDCGSARVQGELY